From one Bradyrhizobium sp. Ash2021 genomic stretch:
- a CDS encoding IS66 family transposase, with product MGDGLESLPDDIETLKAALIVARAEAAAARARQSDDQALIAHLKLQIEKLNRDRYGPRSERTARLLDQLELTLEELESSATEDELAAEMAAAKTTKVASFTRKRPSRQPFPEHLPRERVIVPGPVACACCGGAQLSRLGEDITETLEVIPKSWKVIQHVREKFTCRDCEKISQAPAPFHVLARGWAGPSLLAMVLFEKFGQHQPLNRQAERYAKEGVPISLSTLADQVGGCTAALAPLFRRLEAYVLSAERLHGDDTTVPVLAKGKTDTGRIWVYVRDDKPFGGQAPPGAVFYYSRDRAGEHPQAHLANYSGIFQADAYGGYGKLYELGRTPGPILEAACWVHARRPFFVMADLAENARRKAQGKKPAVISPLALETVRRIDALFEIERAINGQSAERRKAVRQELSAPLVADLQAWMRAQRAKLSRGNDVAKAMDYMLKRWSAFTRFLDDGRICLSNNAAERGVRGIALGRKSWLFCGSDRGGERAAVMYSLIVTAKMNDVDPQAWLADVLARIAEHPVQRLDELLPWNWRSAIRNVDQAA from the coding sequence ATGGGTGACGGCCTTGAATCGCTGCCAGACGACATCGAAACGCTGAAAGCGGCATTGATCGTTGCTCGCGCGGAGGCGGCGGCCGCCCGCGCTCGGCAATCCGACGACCAGGCATTGATCGCCCATCTGAAGCTGCAGATCGAGAAACTCAACCGCGACCGCTATGGCCCGCGCTCGGAGCGTACCGCGCGGCTATTGGATCAGCTCGAACTGACGCTGGAGGAGCTGGAGAGTTCGGCGACGGAGGACGAACTCGCAGCCGAAATGGCCGCGGCCAAAACCACGAAGGTGGCGTCGTTCACCCGCAAGCGGCCGTCACGTCAGCCGTTCCCGGAGCATCTGCCTCGCGAGCGGGTGATCGTACCGGGACCTGTGGCGTGTGCCTGCTGTGGCGGCGCGCAGCTGTCCAGGCTCGGCGAGGACATCACCGAGACGCTGGAGGTCATCCCGAAGTCCTGGAAGGTGATCCAGCACGTCCGCGAGAAGTTTACTTGCCGTGATTGCGAGAAGATCAGCCAGGCCCCGGCGCCGTTCCATGTGCTTGCCCGCGGCTGGGCGGGGCCAAGCCTGCTGGCGATGGTGCTGTTCGAGAAGTTTGGTCAACATCAGCCGCTGAACCGGCAAGCAGAGCGCTATGCCAAGGAGGGCGTGCCGATCAGTCTGTCGACCCTGGCCGACCAGGTCGGCGGCTGTACGGCGGCGCTGGCACCGTTGTTCAGGCGCCTCGAGGCCTATGTGCTGAGCGCCGAGCGATTGCACGGGGACGACACCACGGTCCCGGTCCTGGCCAAAGGCAAGACCGATACCGGCCGGATCTGGGTCTATGTGCGCGACGACAAGCCTTTTGGCGGGCAGGCCCCGCCGGGGGCGGTGTTCTATTACTCGCGCGATCGCGCCGGCGAGCATCCCCAGGCTCACTTGGCCAACTACAGTGGAATCTTCCAGGCTGACGCCTACGGCGGCTATGGCAAGCTCTATGAGCTTGGCCGCACGCCTGGGCCTATCCTGGAAGCGGCCTGTTGGGTCCACGCCCGGCGGCCATTCTTCGTGATGGCCGATCTGGCCGAGAACGCGCGTCGCAAGGCTCAGGGCAAGAAGCCGGCAGTGATCTCGCCGCTGGCGCTGGAAACAGTCCGCCGGATCGACGCCCTGTTCGAGATCGAGCGGGCCATTAACGGTCAGAGCGCCGAAAGGCGCAAGGCCGTCCGGCAGGAACTCAGCGCGCCGCTCGTGGCCGATCTGCAAGCCTGGATGCGCGCGCAACGCGCCAAGCTCTCGCGCGGCAACGATGTCGCCAAGGCCATGGACTACATGCTCAAGCGCTGGAGCGCATTTACCCGCTTCCTCGATGACGGCCGCATCTGCCTGTCAAACAATGCGGCCGAGCGTGGCGTGCGCGGCATCGCTTTGGGTCGGAAGTCGTGGTTGTTCTGCGGCTCGGATCGCGGCGGCGAGCGGGCCGCGGTGATGTACAGCCTCATCGTCACCGCCAAGATGAACGACGTCGATCCGCAAGCCTGGCTCGCCGACGTTCTCGCGCGCATCGCCGAGCATCCTGTCCAAAGGCTCGACGAACTGCTGCCATGGAATTGGCGCTCCGCCATCCGCAACGTTGATCAAGCAGCCTGA
- a CDS encoding molybdopterin-dependent oxidoreductase, with product MLTRRHLIGTAGAALAVSGLSLPKLAEASGVDLSPGVPGDLKDVAAMEALPGKKPLIRLSYRPPNYESPLEYFRTPITPNDQFFIRYHLSDIPDVDAKTYKIAVGGDAANGQTEITLDDLKKMPAVEVVAVNQCSGNRRGLSNPHVPGVEWGYGAMGCARWKGARLKDVLDKVGLKKEAIEIAFNGADGPAYDKTPDFIKSIPVWKAIEESTIIAYEMNGQPLPQFNGFPARIVVPGWTGTYWIKHIIAINALTKPQGGFWMNPAYRIPLGKFPLVARFTSQEYAPNTPITEIVVSSLITSHHDGDKVKPGKVTVSGLAWDGGYGVRVVEVSTDGGKTWSNATLGQDLGNYAFRPWSFELSAKRGKNTVMVNATNKIGQSQTAELIFNPAGYHNNVMQNLTLTA from the coding sequence ATGCTCACAAGACGCCATTTGATTGGCACGGCAGGCGCCGCGCTTGCTGTATCTGGATTGAGTCTGCCGAAGTTGGCCGAGGCTTCCGGTGTAGACTTATCGCCGGGCGTGCCCGGCGATCTCAAAGACGTTGCCGCCATGGAGGCGCTGCCGGGCAAGAAGCCGCTGATCAGGCTCTCCTATCGCCCGCCGAATTACGAATCTCCGCTGGAATATTTCCGCACGCCGATCACGCCGAACGATCAGTTCTTTATCCGCTATCACCTTTCCGACATTCCGGACGTCGATGCCAAGACCTACAAGATCGCGGTCGGTGGCGATGCCGCCAACGGACAGACCGAGATTACGCTCGACGACCTGAAGAAAATGCCGGCGGTCGAAGTGGTCGCCGTCAATCAATGCTCGGGCAATCGCCGCGGCCTGTCGAATCCACACGTCCCTGGCGTCGAGTGGGGGTACGGCGCCATGGGCTGCGCGCGCTGGAAAGGCGCCCGACTCAAGGACGTGCTCGACAAGGTCGGCCTGAAGAAGGAGGCGATCGAGATTGCCTTCAACGGCGCCGACGGTCCCGCGTACGATAAAACACCGGACTTCATCAAGAGCATCCCGGTGTGGAAGGCGATCGAAGAGTCGACGATCATCGCCTACGAAATGAACGGTCAACCGTTGCCGCAGTTCAACGGCTTTCCGGCGCGCATCGTCGTGCCCGGTTGGACCGGAACCTACTGGATCAAGCACATCATCGCCATCAACGCGCTCACCAAGCCGCAAGGCGGGTTCTGGATGAACCCGGCCTACCGCATTCCGCTCGGGAAATTCCCGTTGGTAGCGCGCTTCACCTCACAGGAATATGCACCGAATACGCCGATCACGGAGATCGTCGTCAGTTCGCTGATCACCAGCCATCACGACGGCGACAAGGTGAAACCGGGGAAGGTCACGGTCAGCGGACTGGCCTGGGATGGCGGCTACGGCGTCCGCGTAGTGGAGGTCTCCACCGACGGCGGCAAGACGTGGTCGAATGCAACGTTGGGCCAGGATCTCGGCAACTACGCCTTCCGTCCGTGGAGCTTCGAACTGTCGGCTAAGCGCGGCAAGAACACCGTAATGGTCAACGCCACAAACAAGATCGGCCAAAGCCAGACCGCCGAATTGATCTTCAACCCGGCTGGATACCATAACAACGTCATGCAAAACCTCACTCTGACGGCCTGA
- a CDS encoding formate--tetrahydrofolate ligase has product MPASQHQSPKSDIEISQSATKRRIMDVAGEKLGIAEENLEPYGHYKAKVSMDYVKSLKDKPNGKLILVTAITPTPAGEGKTTTTVGLTDALNHIGKKAMLCLREPSLGPSFGMKGGAAGGGYAQVIPMEDINLHFTGDFHAITSSHNLLSALIDNHIHWGNALGIDSRRVVWRRVMDMNDRALREIVCSLGSPANGYPREAGFDITVASEVMAIFCLAKDLDDLKERLSNVIVAYTHERKPIRSRDIKAHGAMTALLKEAIAPNLVQTLEGTPAFIHGGPFANIAHGCNSVVATTTALKLADYVVTEAGFGADLGAEKFIDIKCRKAGLEPSCVVIVATIRALKMHGGVKKEDLKKEDLKALEAGMANLRRHVENVRKFGLPAVISINRFSADTDAEIALVKEQCSSLRVEALMADHWAMGGEGAADVARAVVNAIDSGRGKLKFLYPDEMPLFEKIETIAREIYRAKNVTADKSVKDRLKTWEEMGFGKLPVCIAKTQYSFSTNPDAKGAPVDHTINVREVRLSAGAEFVVAVCGEIMTMPGLPKLPAADSIDVGADGQIVGLF; this is encoded by the coding sequence ATGCCCGCATCACAACATCAGTCGCCAAAATCCGACATCGAAATCTCACAGTCCGCCACCAAGCGGCGGATAATGGATGTTGCCGGTGAAAAGCTTGGCATAGCGGAGGAAAACCTCGAACCATACGGCCACTACAAGGCCAAGGTGTCGATGGACTACGTCAAGTCGCTCAAGGACAAGCCGAACGGCAAGCTGATCCTGGTTACGGCCATCACGCCGACGCCGGCCGGTGAGGGCAAGACCACCACCACGGTCGGCCTTACCGACGCGCTCAACCACATCGGCAAGAAGGCGATGCTCTGCCTGCGCGAACCCTCGCTCGGTCCATCCTTCGGCATGAAGGGCGGCGCTGCTGGCGGTGGATATGCCCAGGTGATTCCGATGGAGGACATCAACCTCCACTTCACCGGTGACTTTCACGCTATTACCTCTTCCCATAATTTGTTGTCGGCGCTGATCGACAATCACATCCACTGGGGCAATGCGCTGGGCATCGATAGCCGCCGCGTCGTTTGGCGGCGCGTCATGGACATGAACGATCGCGCGTTGCGCGAGATCGTCTGCTCGCTCGGCAGCCCCGCTAACGGTTATCCGCGCGAGGCCGGCTTCGACATCACCGTGGCTTCCGAGGTCATGGCGATCTTTTGTCTTGCCAAGGACCTCGATGACCTAAAGGAGCGGCTTAGCAACGTTATTGTCGCCTATACCCACGAACGCAAACCGATTCGCTCCAGGGACATCAAGGCGCACGGCGCCATGACCGCTCTGTTGAAAGAAGCGATCGCGCCCAATCTGGTGCAGACGCTGGAAGGCACGCCCGCCTTCATCCACGGCGGTCCGTTCGCCAACATTGCCCATGGCTGCAACTCGGTGGTTGCCACCACTACCGCGCTGAAGCTTGCCGACTATGTGGTCACGGAAGCCGGCTTCGGCGCCGATCTCGGTGCCGAGAAGTTCATCGACATCAAGTGCCGGAAGGCCGGTCTGGAACCGTCCTGCGTCGTCATCGTCGCCACGATCCGTGCACTCAAGATGCATGGCGGCGTCAAGAAGGAAGATCTCAAGAAGGAAGACCTCAAGGCGCTGGAAGCCGGCATGGCCAATTTGCGCCGCCATGTTGAGAACGTAAGGAAGTTCGGTCTTCCGGCGGTGATCTCGATCAACCGTTTCTCGGCCGACACCGATGCCGAGATCGCACTGGTCAAGGAACAATGCAGTTCGCTCCGCGTCGAGGCGCTGATGGCCGATCATTGGGCCATGGGCGGTGAGGGCGCCGCCGACGTGGCCAGGGCCGTGGTCAATGCGATCGACTCCGGCCGCGGCAAGCTTAAGTTTCTCTATCCGGATGAGATGCCGCTTTTTGAGAAGATCGAAACCATTGCGCGCGAGATCTACCGCGCCAAGAATGTCACCGCCGATAAGTCGGTCAAGGACCGGCTCAAGACCTGGGAAGAGATGGGCTTCGGCAAGCTGCCGGTCTGCATCGCCAAGACCCAGTACAGCTTCTCGACCAATCCGGACGCCAAGGGCGCACCAGTCGATCATACTATCAATGTGCGCGAAGTGCGGCTTTCGGCCGGCGCCGAATTCGTGGTGGCGGTGTGCGGCGAGATCATGACGATGCCGGGCCTGCCCAAGCTGCCAGCGGCTGACTCGATTGACGTCGGCGCTGACGGCCAGATTGTTGGTCTGTTTTAG
- a CDS encoding cytochrome c: protein MRTCVFAFIAVLITLPAVAEEPTITLKRADGVEKVEANCQACHSLAYVPMNAPFLNAAGWNAEVTKMRKAFGAPIDDADAKVIADYLTNNYGG, encoded by the coding sequence ATGCGAACCTGCGTCTTTGCATTCATTGCCGTACTGATTACGCTTCCCGCGGTCGCCGAAGAGCCGACAATCACGCTAAAGAGGGCGGACGGCGTCGAAAAGGTCGAGGCCAACTGCCAAGCTTGCCACAGCCTCGCCTATGTCCCGATGAACGCGCCGTTCCTCAACGCGGCGGGCTGGAATGCCGAGGTTACCAAGATGCGCAAGGCGTTCGGCGCGCCGATCGACGATGCCGACGCCAAGGTAATCGCCGACTACCTGACAAACAACTACGGCGGCTAA
- a CDS encoding haloacid dehalogenase type II: MAMTLLFDTWGTLVDNYSIADVIEPYVGEAHTAQKIAQDWRTHQKWAMFYTTLADSFVPHPGLNEACLRWALDKHHVELSEAAIKDINANYHKLRAYPDVVGALKSLKEQGHTLKIVANPTKKMIEEHSKFAGTFPYLDEIISSGDEAQAFKPSPKVYELGMRRAGCPKEQILWVTGHFWEIVGAVRQELKCAWTNRARQPMLKIGMTPTYEVQNLQELADRLKREGRAEPRGPGEAARASAS; this comes from the coding sequence ATGGCAATGACATTACTGTTCGACACTTGGGGCACTCTTGTCGACAATTATTCAATCGCAGACGTGATCGAGCCGTACGTCGGCGAGGCGCACACCGCGCAAAAGATTGCCCAGGATTGGCGGACGCACCAGAAATGGGCAATGTTCTACACGACGCTGGCCGACTCGTTCGTGCCGCACCCGGGCCTCAATGAGGCTTGCCTCCGCTGGGCGCTCGACAAGCATCACGTCGAGCTGTCCGAAGCGGCGATCAAGGATATTAATGCCAATTATCACAAGCTGCGGGCCTACCCGGATGTGGTCGGCGCCCTGAAATCGCTCAAGGAACAAGGGCACACCTTGAAGATCGTTGCCAACCCGACGAAAAAGATGATTGAGGAGCACAGCAAGTTTGCGGGGACCTTCCCCTATCTGGACGAGATCATTAGCAGCGGGGATGAGGCTCAGGCGTTCAAGCCTTCGCCTAAGGTCTATGAGCTTGGCATGCGCCGGGCTGGCTGTCCAAAGGAACAGATCCTTTGGGTTACCGGACACTTCTGGGAAATCGTCGGCGCGGTTCGCCAGGAACTGAAATGCGCGTGGACCAATCGCGCGCGCCAACCGATGCTGAAGATTGGGATGACGCCGACTTATGAGGTTCAGAATCTGCAGGAGCTGGCGGATCGGCTGAAACGGGAAGGGCGCGCTGAGCCTCGGGGCCCGGGGGAGGCAGCACGCGCGTCCGCCAGCTGA
- a CDS encoding 3-methyl-2-oxobutanoate hydroxymethyltransferase, translating into MAKMKKGEPITQLAAYDYRTAVIADRLGMDILCVSDTGGMILFGHKSTVSVSFDEVMMMSKAIDRGSKYGLRMVDMPYWSFHVSPEQAVANAGRFVHEANAEVMKCEGNKYHARNIEAIVRAGIPVQGHVGITPMRMPQLGGFVAQGKTAKRAKEMVEDAKAMVDAGCFSILCEVTTSEVAEYLAQTLPVPVISLGAGNAAHGVHIISSDLFHLWEEHVPRHSRIYTDLIPIMEDVISRYMKDVVNRAYPAEKETVFMSPEECLSFAQDMKWERKIDELRSAAKKTA; encoded by the coding sequence ATGGCGAAGATGAAGAAGGGCGAGCCGATCACGCAGCTTGCCGCCTATGATTATCGCACCGCGGTCATTGCCGACCGCCTCGGCATGGATATCCTCTGCGTATCCGATACCGGCGGCATGATCCTGTTCGGCCACAAGAGCACGGTCTCGGTGAGCTTCGACGAGGTCATGATGATGTCGAAGGCGATCGACCGCGGCTCCAAATATGGCCTGCGCATGGTCGACATGCCGTACTGGAGCTTCCACGTTTCGCCGGAACAGGCGGTGGCCAACGCCGGTCGTTTCGTGCACGAAGCCAATGCCGAGGTGATGAAATGCGAAGGCAACAAGTATCACGCCAGGAATATTGAGGCGATCGTGCGCGCCGGCATTCCGGTGCAGGGCCATGTTGGCATCACCCCGATGCGCATGCCGCAGCTTGGCGGCTTTGTCGCGCAAGGCAAGACCGCCAAGCGGGCCAAGGAAATGGTCGAAGATGCCAAGGCGATGGTCGATGCCGGCTGCTTCTCGATCCTGTGCGAAGTGACGACGTCGGAAGTTGCCGAATACCTGGCCCAGACGCTGCCGGTTCCGGTCATCAGCCTCGGCGCCGGCAATGCCGCGCATGGCGTGCACATTATCTCTTCGGATCTGTTCCATCTCTGGGAAGAGCACGTGCCGCGGCATTCGCGCATCTACACCGACCTGATACCGATTATGGAAGACGTGATCTCCCGATACATGAAGGACGTCGTGAATCGCGCCTATCCGGCCGAGAAGGAAACGGTGTTTATGAGCCCGGAAGAGTGTCTTTCATTCGCCCAAGACATGAAGTGGGAACGCAAGATCGACGAATTGCGGTCCGCCGCCAAAAAGACCGCCTGA
- a CDS encoding Crp/Fnr family transcriptional regulator yields the protein MPQFSQHDFDILRAACAERVYAPGERIFTQGIPHTATYLILSGLVRTYYTSAIGNEITLAFWSKGDWIGGPDLFGREPNHIWSAEAVEKSSVLALPGPRLMELAAKIPAVAMAVIEALIFKLKWVSLLLQTLGTELVSERLAHLLIKLGEVHGETTSEGIVIRYPFSQEDLAAMVGASRQWVNRAFARLRREGIVCQRQRHIILKDPDRLARGI from the coding sequence TTGCCTCAATTCAGCCAGCATGACTTTGACATTTTACGCGCTGCGTGCGCAGAGCGCGTCTATGCGCCAGGTGAGCGCATCTTTACGCAAGGAATACCGCACACGGCCACGTATTTGATCCTCTCCGGGCTCGTCCGTACCTACTACACTTCCGCGATCGGGAACGAAATTACTCTGGCTTTCTGGTCGAAGGGGGATTGGATTGGCGGACCTGATTTGTTCGGAAGAGAGCCCAACCATATCTGGTCGGCCGAGGCGGTAGAGAAGAGCTCGGTGCTGGCGCTGCCAGGACCACGGTTGATGGAGCTTGCAGCTAAGATTCCCGCTGTCGCCATGGCGGTGATAGAGGCCCTCATCTTCAAGCTCAAATGGGTGTCACTTCTGCTGCAGACGCTCGGTACAGAATTAGTGAGCGAGCGTCTTGCGCATCTTCTCATCAAGCTTGGCGAGGTCCATGGAGAGACAACGAGCGAGGGTATCGTTATCCGGTATCCATTTAGCCAAGAGGACCTCGCTGCAATGGTGGGGGCCTCGCGCCAATGGGTGAACAGGGCCTTCGCAAGACTTAGGCGCGAAGGAATAGTTTGCCAGCGGCAACGCCACATCATACTTAAGGATCCAGATCGGCTCGCGCGGGGAATATGA
- a CDS encoding LysR substrate-binding domain-containing protein, whose amino-acid sequence MTNSWASSHVRWSSSELSRGIINLDASQTTGAYWLPERIVQFHAAHPNIDIKLSIDNSDQVAAAAAVSSGSAEIGFVEGTIHEPNLVSGQVGLLRTHHRGRAKHPWSRLRQISKSQITQANCILRERGSGTRSAF is encoded by the coding sequence ATGACCAACAGCTGGGCGTCGAGCCATGTCAGGTGGAGTTCGAGCGAGCTGAGCCGCGGAATCATAAACCTTGATGCCAGTCAGACCACCGGAGCTTATTGGTTGCCCGAACGCATTGTGCAGTTTCACGCAGCGCACCCAAATATTGATATCAAACTATCAATTGACAATTCGGATCAGGTGGCGGCGGCGGCGGCGGTTAGCTCTGGCAGTGCGGAGATTGGTTTTGTCGAGGGCACGATTCACGAACCTAATCTCGTCTCGGGGCAGGTGGGGCTTCTCCGAACTCATCATCGTGGCCGGGCAAAACATCCGTGGAGTCGCCTCCGTCAAATCAGCAAGAGTCAGATCACTCAAGCGAACTGCATCCTGAGAGAGAGGGGTTCCGGCACGCGCTCGGCTTTTTGA
- a CDS encoding MFS transporter, which translates to MAMTVHDIVYRELDQSRVQALHWKVGAFAGLGAFLDGFDYAVIAIALIGIIPEFKPTPAEIAALVAAAYAGGALGGILFGSLADRYGRKLLFLLDIAFFIVFAILSGFATSVWMLILVRFCLGVGLGGDFPLSASYMTEFAPLRYRGRLGSWVGSFWWVGALAAMLVGAVFFSVMTPIESWRWILASGSVPAVVALWLRAGLPESPRWYLARSRVDEALAVIRKINPAVTASDVLALAASVRAEVSQPAARLTELFSRQVLRSTVFTAGFFTCYTLAFYAVTIYGPTILKNLGGYTSPEQLALGTAFYFLWACIGAYTNVFVVERLGRKRCLLISFTGMALILFVVAAVYPSTFLISILLLAAFQFFQAFGPGVLWASYIPELFPTRLRASGHGFATLCSRLGAVLSSFLWVWAAATFTINGAFMVHGLFAGLGIALTLVLGVETRGRSLEEINSEEKATLLHPPLDDRLAAAVSPQP; encoded by the coding sequence ATGGCGATGACGGTCCATGATATTGTCTATCGCGAGCTCGACCAGTCGCGCGTGCAAGCATTGCATTGGAAAGTCGGGGCATTCGCCGGCCTCGGTGCCTTTCTCGACGGCTTCGACTATGCGGTGATCGCTATTGCGCTGATCGGCATCATCCCGGAATTCAAGCCAACTCCAGCCGAGATCGCGGCTCTCGTCGCGGCAGCTTACGCGGGGGGCGCACTCGGCGGAATCCTCTTCGGAAGCCTTGCTGACCGCTATGGACGGAAACTCCTGTTCCTGCTCGACATTGCCTTCTTCATCGTCTTCGCCATCCTATCAGGCTTCGCGACGAGCGTTTGGATGCTCATTCTTGTGCGGTTTTGCCTTGGGGTCGGGCTTGGCGGTGATTTTCCTCTGAGTGCGTCCTATATGACCGAATTCGCGCCTTTGAGATATCGCGGCCGCCTCGGATCGTGGGTCGGGTCGTTCTGGTGGGTAGGGGCGCTCGCCGCCATGCTAGTCGGGGCCGTTTTCTTTAGCGTCATGACACCAATCGAGAGTTGGCGATGGATCCTCGCTTCGGGGAGCGTGCCTGCGGTGGTCGCGCTTTGGCTCAGGGCGGGCCTGCCGGAGTCGCCCCGCTGGTACCTCGCGCGCTCACGGGTCGATGAAGCGTTGGCGGTAATCCGTAAGATCAACCCAGCAGTCACCGCGTCCGATGTGCTAGCTCTCGCTGCAAGCGTCCGCGCCGAGGTCTCACAGCCTGCGGCGAGGCTCACGGAGCTCTTTTCACGGCAAGTACTGCGTTCAACTGTATTCACGGCTGGCTTCTTCACCTGCTACACGCTTGCCTTTTACGCAGTGACGATCTATGGCCCCACAATACTCAAGAATCTTGGAGGCTATACGAGCCCGGAGCAGCTCGCGCTTGGGACGGCTTTCTATTTCCTTTGGGCCTGCATCGGTGCCTATACCAATGTATTCGTCGTCGAGCGGCTTGGTCGCAAGCGCTGCCTGCTCATTTCGTTCACGGGTATGGCGCTCATCCTGTTCGTTGTTGCGGCCGTGTACCCTTCGACATTTCTGATCAGCATTCTTCTCCTCGCTGCCTTCCAGTTCTTTCAGGCGTTCGGGCCAGGCGTACTCTGGGCGTCGTACATTCCCGAGCTGTTCCCAACGCGGCTCCGCGCCTCAGGCCACGGTTTTGCGACACTTTGCAGCCGCCTCGGCGCTGTGCTGTCGAGCTTCCTGTGGGTCTGGGCAGCTGCTACATTCACCATCAACGGGGCCTTCATGGTGCACGGGCTGTTCGCGGGCCTGGGCATCGCGTTGACGCTCGTATTGGGTGTCGAGACGCGCGGCCGCAGTCTCGAGGAAATCAATAGCGAAGAGAAAGCGACACTGCTCCACCCGCCTCTGGATGATAGGCTTGCCGCTGCTGTATCTCCCCAACCCTAG
- a CDS encoding putative sulfate exporter family transporter, whose amino-acid sequence MTVQNSEALWPSKGMVVDYAPGVALSTIVAIIGYLAAPYVARVVPIPSMVIALVVGIALNPLAARPLVKPGMAFCVRTVLRWAVALLGLRVGLADIAALGPKVAALIIISMVVTVVSGFLIARWYGREPGFGALVGVGTAVCGASATLAASTVVPNYPSKQPDIAFVVVAVNAFATLAMLLYPPVCVLLGFDPQTTGVMLGGTIHDVAQVVGAGYAVSTAVGNTAVVVKLFRVFLLLPVVVGVSWYFTRIGQKHGQARVPVPVFAIVFLALSALNSAVPLMPSLLPTYAPMKSALVEASTWGLLVAIGALGLGTSIKTIIALGWRHITTVLGSTAVIFAIVTGGLVLIRHG is encoded by the coding sequence GTGACCGTACAAAATTCGGAAGCGCTGTGGCCCTCCAAGGGGATGGTTGTCGACTACGCCCCGGGTGTCGCTTTGTCGACGATCGTGGCGATCATCGGCTATCTCGCCGCACCGTACGTCGCGCGCGTCGTGCCGATCCCGAGCATGGTGATTGCGCTGGTGGTCGGCATCGCACTCAATCCGCTCGCCGCGCGTCCGCTGGTGAAGCCCGGCATGGCTTTCTGTGTGCGCACAGTGCTGCGCTGGGCGGTAGCGCTGTTGGGTCTGCGCGTCGGGCTTGCCGATATCGCCGCACTCGGGCCCAAAGTGGCCGCCTTGATCATCATCTCGATGGTAGTGACCGTGGTGTCCGGGTTTTTGATCGCCCGCTGGTACGGGCGTGAGCCAGGCTTCGGTGCGCTGGTCGGGGTTGGAACCGCGGTGTGCGGCGCTTCCGCAACCCTGGCGGCGTCCACGGTGGTGCCGAATTATCCCAGCAAGCAGCCGGACATCGCTTTCGTCGTGGTGGCGGTCAATGCGTTCGCTACTCTGGCGATGCTGCTTTATCCGCCGGTCTGCGTCCTACTCGGCTTCGATCCGCAAACTACCGGCGTGATGCTCGGCGGGACCATTCATGACGTGGCCCAGGTGGTTGGCGCCGGCTACGCGGTCTCGACGGCGGTCGGCAACACGGCGGTGGTTGTCAAACTGTTCCGCGTGTTCCTGCTGCTGCCGGTGGTGGTGGGCGTGAGCTGGTACTTCACCCGCATAGGGCAGAAGCACGGCCAGGCACGCGTTCCGGTGCCGGTGTTCGCCATCGTGTTCCTGGCCCTGAGCGCCTTGAACAGCGCCGTGCCGCTGATGCCGTCGCTGCTGCCGACCTACGCTCCGATGAAGAGCGCATTGGTCGAAGCTTCGACATGGGGTCTGTTGGTGGCGATCGGCGCACTCGGTCTGGGCACCTCGATCAAGACCATCATCGCTCTCGGCTGGCGCCACATCACCACCGTGCTGGGCTCGACCGCGGTCATCTTCGCGATCGTCACCGGCGGACTGGTGTTGATACGACACGGCTGA